The Brassica oleracea var. oleracea cultivar TO1000 chromosome C7, BOL, whole genome shotgun sequence sequence TCGCTATTGCTATATACAGTACTTCATTTTTACTATATATTGACAACAAAAATTTGAACAAAAAAATATATATATTGACAACAAAACATATAAAGAACTATTCCAATTCTGACGTTTTTAACTTGACTTTGCTGACATTTTTTTTTTTTTTTTTTTTTTGTTAACCTGGGGTATTCCAGGCCCATGGAGAGACCCGGACTAATCCCCAAGGGGAGGTGCAGCCCACGGATAGACCTTCTCTCCGGGTATTCAAATGGGCCCTAAAGCATATGCTCATATCCGTGTTGGGTGACCAGGATAATTGTGACTTAGTTTCGCGCAGCAGGTGGATCGAACCTGAAACGTGTTGACGTTTCAGTCCCGTCTCTTTACCACTCGATCACAATCATCCGGTCTACTTTGCTGACATGTTATTACATATACAATTAAGAAAACTCTACAATTAATAAGATGAAACTTTATTTTATTGCTCCTATCAATTTCGAGATCTTGGTATCCCAAATAAACTTTTGTTTGCTGTAATTAGTGTACATTTTTTTTACAACGACAATGGTGGCCACGATTTAAGAGGAGCTACTAAAATCAATTAAACTAGTGGTCTCCACTAGATTTTATATTATAAACCAAAAATCACGGATTAACCTTTTATAATATCACTACCCCATCCACAAATTTTAAAAAGTATTAATAATCATAAAGCTGGGAATAAAACAAAATCAAATTTCTTTTAGTGTCTCTTTCATTATTTTCTACTCGTTTTGATACTTTAATACTTTGTACACATATCTGAAGTAAATTACAAACTGTTTTTCAGAAAAATAATTTGGCTGGTTATATGAGATTAATATATAGTGAAGATTAATTATGTATTTATTAGAATTAACTATTTAGTAGGGACGCTAGCTGCCAGACTGCAACATGGCCAAATTGCCAATTTGGTATGATAACGAGCCCACCATGTCTAACTTACCGTTTTGGATTTTCTTAGTTAGTGTCGAAGGCTCTGGGCCCATAAATAAGGCCCATACAAAGAGGACAAAAATTCTTAGAAATAGCCCACGTGTGGGACACTGACGTGATGCTCATCAGTTTTGACTAGGCCCGAACATTTTACCCAGATCCGAAAATCCAAACTAGAACCGATCTGAAATTCTGGTTTGGCTCGGCTATCAGTAAGGTCATTTTATTCTATTGGATCTTGTTGTCGAGGACTCATGGGTTTTGCTTCGGATCCGAGTCTGACCCGCGATTCATTCGAGTTTCTGAGACTAGAAAGTCACAATTGAGTTCCGAAAATGATGTGGCCTTAGATAGGTCGTGAACGAGATATGCTGAGAAACAATGTGGTCAGCGACAGAGAGATACTTGAGTTAGTATGGTTGCCGTCTCTAGAGGAGGAGATGTTGGTGCCGTTAAAATCACTGCAGATGATAATGGTGGCATAGAGAAAAATACAGAATTGGTCCTCAATGGATGAGATGAATTGGTGGTTCTGATTATCGCGTCATGATTATGTATTGTTTGAGTGTGTGATCTTGCGACTTTAGTGACAAAGAAAAAGCAGCAAAGAAGTGACGGAGTGAAAATAAGTTTGTATGTGGCGATGATTTTTTTCTTTTGAAGAGAAGAAGGAAATGATTTTAGTGTTTGTTATTATTTGGTTATCTTGGATTATTACTTGATTGATTTTAATTCATTTAATCAGTTTTGGTTATTGCTAGGTTAATGTTGGTTACTACTTGTTAGTTTTTGTTGGTTTTGTAATGGTTTGTACATAACATTTTGGATAAAAATGTGGGTAATAAGTTAAAATAAAATAAATCTAAAATCGATTCAAAAAATATAAATTACAGTCCGAAAATAACATAAACCCATTCAAAAACATGAATACAGATCCGAAATATACCTGAAATACTTTAAACCAATCCGATTCGATACATACCTAAAAATTTACAGGTTTTTTTTGTAGACCGAATAAACTCATATCCGAAAAGAACCGACACAAATGCGAACATAAACTTTTTAGAAATCGAAAAACAAAATATTTAGAAATCAAAAAATTCAGACTTTGATCGGAATCCGATGCAAAGACCCGAGACGTAGATCTGACGGTCAAGATATGTCTTTACTTCAGTTTGTCTAATCTCTTATATATTAATTGAGAAACATTACAACCTTTAAGTGTAGTCACGTGTCATCACCATATGAAATTCAGAATCCGTAGAAAATATGTTGGTCCAATTAAGTATATATTATATTTTTCATTAAACTAATCATAAAATTAATTAAAGTGTACAATTACTATTTTTTTTTTCCTTAAATAAAAGCTACGAAATTACCAAATATAACAATTAATGATTATAATAATAAAGATTTGATAACAATTTATATCCCATCCATTGTTTTTGTTTAATATTATATTATTAAAATAAACTAAAAAATCAAATTAGCTATAAAATTAAAGTATAGATTTTTTCGTATATGTTATATTTTGAATTTTTAAAAACGAAAAAATTACTAAAACGGTTAAAATTATTATGTTAAAAATTAATGATCAATTGTTAACCAACCCCTATATATTAATAGAGAAACATTTAAAAAGTTTAGAACATGTAGTTTGTACTAATTAAAAAAATGTCATGCTAAGTTGTCACGTAACTAGAATGTTAATTTGTTTACGTGGCGGCTTGAAAATCAATTGAGAATTTTGTTAATCCAAAATTAAATTGCTAGAGATTGTTATATTATATAGTATGTCCATTATGGACCTTTCATGTAGCAAATTGAAATTTATTATATATCATTTCCTTAAATAAAACCTACAAAATTACCTAATGTAATTATGATATATACAGTAATTAATGATTTTAAATAATGAAGATTTGCTAATAATCTGTATACTTTCTATCATTTTTGTTTAATTTTATATTATTAAAATAAATTACACAATTACATTAATCATATATTAAAATTTTAGATTTTTTTTTATATATTGTATTTTGAATTTTTCAAAACGAGTATAAATTACTAAAACTATTAAAGTTCTCACATAAATTTTTGTGATCAATGTTTAATTTTTTTTATAATAAGATACAATGATAATAAAATCATATTACCAAATAATTTTATTTTAATTGATGTTTATGTTAATATATATATATATACTTTATGTCGTTTAAATTTAATTATATATCATATACGATAGATAAGATTGACTGTTTTGATTTATTTATTCTAAAATGATTGCGAATAAACAAGAGCGGTAATTTGATTTATATATGCAAGCCAATTTATTACATAATAGTAACTGATTTCTTAGTTATTTAATATATACTTATTATTTTATTATTTCATAATATGCACAAAAATATAAAATAAGTAATAAATATAAAATATTTATTCTGCACAAGGCGCAGATCTTAACCTAAGTATGTATCTCTTTAATAATTTTGATTCTTAAACATTTTCTAAATCTCAGGCCAAAATAAAAGAAAGAAATGAGAATAAACTCAAAAATTAATATTTATATCGAGCAAATAACCAAAATGACACAAAAATGAGAAAAATATCGAAGATAGATAGGATTGACATGTGAACGTAAACTTCTCATAACCATAATTAACTTTTAAATTGCTAAATCATGATATAAAACCGAGCTAACATAGTTTCATTGTAACCAAATAGTAGGCATGAGATTCTTCAGCCTAAACGTTAGGTCTTTATGTGATAAATAATTTTTTGACTTAAATTTTTTTTTAAAATGGAACCAGTTCATTAGTAAACAAATTATGTAGCTAACAAATTTTGACCTAAACAAATTATGTAGCTAACAAAATTTTTTTTAAAAAAATTGTTTAAGGACCAAAAATATTAATTCGATCAATAATATTAAATTTATTTTCCATATAATATTTCTTAAATAATTTTCATATAAATTTACCCCGGCGCCGTTCTTTTATCCTAGTCTTCTATATGAAACTGCACCTAACGGCTATCCAATTAAGAATCTAGCACATTAACAAGTATAAGCCCAACAAAGAGATACAAGCCCATTAAGAGCATCTCCGCTATCAATATCGTCGACGACGATTTCGAACGGTCGCTCGCCTAGAATCAACCTCCGAGCTCGACTTTCCAAGGGAATCCGTCATCTCCGGCGAGAATCTGATAACTGGTAAGTCGATTCAATTCGAATGAAGCCTTATCTTCTCACTTGAGAACACGAACTGACACTTTTAATAGTTTTAATCGAATCGATTCTTCTTTCAGGAGCCGTCGCTCGTAGGATGATCGATAGAGAATGCTATTTGCTCGTCTGTCTTATCGTATTCATGAATTTTGTTCCTTGCTATAGCCATGAAAGGTTGTTAGTGTTCTTAGAATTACTTTTTAGTTCCTTATTGGTACAATAGAAATGATGTTAAACTTTTTTTTAAAGGTTTGATGGAAAAACTTTATATGCTGGGAAGGAACTATGGAAGGAGACTCTGCCATTTCAATCTGGTTCTCGAGTTTACAGATTAGAAGGGCTTAAATCAAATTCTTGGTATGAAGTCAAGATCTCGTACCCAGCTTCTGTATGTAACAATCTTGTTTCTTGCTTTTTGGAAGTTTTTTTTTTCTGTGATTGTTGAAAGTCTCATCTTTTGTTAAATGGTTAAAAGATCCCGGCTCTGTTCTCTCTGCAACTATTGAGGGACGGTGAAGTGGGTTTGAAGCTTAACCAGATGAGGAGATTACTCAACACTGAGAAGTTGATCTTCAAGTCCGAAAGTTTTGAAAACAAGGTATTTATTTGTAAGCATCTTCAGTCAATGTGTTGTTTAACTTGTGAAGAAGCATGACTCCAAGTCCTTCTGATGTAGGAGGGATTGTATGTTTTGGTGACGGTTGAACCTGAAGGAATCGTAGCTATACCTAATTTCAAAGAACGGTCTTTCATCATTTACAATATAGGCAAGTTTTTTTTTTTACTTACTCTCTCATCAATCTTCTTCTTTATTACAACGTGAAAGCTTGTAGTGAGTTAGGTGCTTCGTTCTCTCATGGTGACAGTTTGTGAAGAACAGCTACTAGGAATCGCATACTCATGCTGGTCAGTGGTGGTTTTAATAGTATTGTGTCTGGTGGTTGCGCTGGTTCTTCCCCGGTTTCTCCCATCTCATCTTCTATTCAAAGATGGAGATCGTGACCGTTAATAATATCAAGGGGTAGCGTACGGTTTAATATCTTCTTTCTCTTTACATATATGTTTTGTTACCTCTGATAGCTTCTCGATGCTTATTCATCCAACTCGGTTTGGATTCAGTTGTATTATATTGGATATGAGTTAGGTGTTTTGGATAATTTGACTCTTTGAATAATTCGACATGTTATTTGAGTAATTTTATGAAATTCTGTTTATCCAGCTTGTCTGTATAGTCTATGGAGTATGTCTTAGAGAGTTGCGACAGCTAGATGCCAAACAACGTCAAAGGATTTAAAAATCTAAGGCTACACTATTGAGAAAAACGTATATAAATAAAAATCATAGGATACCAATATGCTCAAAAGGTAACAGCAAGAACTAGGGTTTCTGAATAATAACTTTATTTCTTGATAATGTTCTCTGACACAACGTTCCTTATTTAAAGGGCTCAGCTGAAGGATCTAGAGACTATACAGCTGTGTTTCTAAAACTAGCAACAAGACAAAAGAGCATATCGATTACACAGCTGTAATGGTTGCTTTCCCGTACTAGAGGAAACGCAGACTTGAACTCTGTTTTGAACCGTTGAAGCTCTGTCCTGATGTTGACTCCTTTGACTCTCTTTAATGGGCTTTTGAGATATCTGAAGTTGTGGCTGGGCTGGACTTATCTGGGCCACGCTAATATCCCCCCGCAAACTCGTGGTGGGGTAAGCTTCAACACCGAGTTTGGAGCGTAAAAAGTAGAATGTAGCTTTTGGCAATGACTTGGTAAAGACGTCTGCTGTCTGAGATGCTGCAAGAATGTGATGTACCACCAAAGCACCTTTTGCTACTTGTTCTCGCGCAAAATGATAGTGAATAGCGAAGTGTTTAGACTTCTTATGAAGAACTGGGTTTGCCGTTAGGTGAACAGCAGACAGATTGTCACAGAAGACTGCCGCAAGCTTTGTTGGAGAGTAGCCCAGCTCCTGAAGAAGATCCGCTATCCAGGAGAGCTCAGCCGCTCTGTCAGACAAGCATATGTACTCTGCTTCAGTCGAAGATCTTGAGACTGAATCTTGACGTTTGGCGGACCAGGAAATGAGGNNNNNNNNNNNNNNNNNNNNNNNNNNNNNNNNNNNNNNNNNNNNNNNNNNNNNNNNNNNNNNNNNNNNNNNNNNNNNNNNNNNNNNNNNNNNNNNNNNNNAGCGTTCTTGACATCGAGTTGCCTTATCTTCCACTTATTGACAGTTGTTGTATGTAGAACAAGCCTCACAGTTGCCGTTATAACCACCGGACTATATGTTTCAAGAAAATCTATTCCTTCTTCCTGTTCATTTCCTTTAGCAACCAACCTTGATCTCAGCCTCCCAACCGTTCCATCTTCATTTAGTTTTATCTTGTGAACCCATCTGCAACCCAAGACATGTGCATCAGCTGGACGTGGAACTAAGCTCCAAGTCTTTGTTTCTGCGCATGTATCAACTTCTTCTACCATAGACTCATTCCATCCGGGATGTTGTAATGCTTCAGCTATTGATTTGGGTTCTCTTGGACTGCTTTTGACTGTGTGAAGAACATAACGAGGGTTAGGCTTCCTAATGCCGTCCTTTCCTCTGGTAACCATTTGGTGGACATTCTCTTCTAGTTGTTGCTGTTGAACTGCTGCAGGTTCTTGTTGTTGAACTGCTGCGGGTTGTTNNNNNNNNNNNNNNNNNNNNNNNNNNNNNNNNNNNNNNNNNNNNNNNNNNNNNNNNNNNNNNNNNNNNNNNNNNNNNNNNNNNNNNNNNNNNNNNNNNNNNNNNNNNNNNNNNNNNNNNNNNNNNNNNNNNNNNNNNNNNNNNNNNNNNNNNNNNNNNNNNNNNNNNNNNNNNNNNNNNNNNNNNNNNNNNNNNNNNNNNNNNNNNNNNNNNNNNNNNNNNNNNNNNNNNNNNNNNNNNNNNNNNNNNNNNNNNNNNNNNNNNNNNNNNNNNNNNNNNNNNNNNNNNNNNNNNNNNNNNNNNNNNNNNNNNNNNNNNNNNNNNNNNNNNNNNNNNNNNNNNNNNNNNNNNNNNNNNNNNNNNNNNNNNNNNNNNNNNNNNNNNNNNNNNNNNNNNNNNNNNNNNNNNNNNNNNNNNNNNNNNNNNNNNNNNNNNNNNNNNNNNNNNNNNNNNNNNNNNNNNNNNNNNNNNNNNNNNNNNNNNNNNNNNNNNNNNNNNNNNNNNNNNNNNNNNNNNNNNNNNNNNNNNNNNNNNNNNNNNNNNNNNNNNNNNNNNNNNNNNNNNNNNNNNNNNNNNNNNNNNNNNNNNNNNNNNNNNNNNNNNNNNNNNNNNNNNNNNNNNNNNNNNNNNNNNNNNNNNNNNNNNNNNNNNNNNNNNNNNNNNNNNNNNNNNNNNNNNNNNNNNNNNNNNNNNNNNNNNNNNNNNNNNNNNNNNNNNNNNNNNNNNNNNNNNNNNNNNNNNNNNNNNNNNNNNNNNNNNNNNNNNNNNNNNNNNNNNNNNNNNNNNNNNNNNNNNNNNNNNNNNNNNNNNNNNNNNNNNNNNNNNNNNNNNNNNNNNNNNNNNNNNNNNNNNNNNNNNNNNNNNNNNNNNNNNNNNNNNNNNNNNNNNNNNNNNNNNNNNNNNNNNNNNNNNNNNNNNNNNNNNNNNNNNNNNNNNNNNNNNNNNNNNNNNNNNNNNNNNNNNNNNNNNNNNNNNNNNNNNNNNNNNNNNNNNNNNNNNNNNNNNNNNNNNNNNNNNNNNNNNNNNNNNNNNNNNNNNNNNNNNNNNNNNNNNNNNNNNNNNNNNNNNNNNNNNNNNNNNNNNNNNNNNNNNNNNNNNNNNNNNNNNNNNNNNNACTTTGAAAGGATTTGAATATTGTAAACACATTTGATTTGAGCTTTATTAGATAGAACCAAGCAAACCGAGAAAAATTGTCAATAAATATGACATAATATCTGAAACCTTGAACAGAGGTTACAGGAGCAGGACCCCATACATCACAATGAATCCTTTCAAGTGGTCTTTTAGACTCAAAAACTGAACTAGAAAAGGGAAGCTTGCTAGTCTTTCCTAACTGACATGACTCACACATAGTCTTCAAGACTTTATTGACTGAAATAGCTTTAGTTGTAGATAGAAACTGTAGAACTTGCTGATGAGGATGCCCCAGTCTCTTGTGCCAAACCAAATTTGTTGCACTCTGCTGTCTTGATGAGTAGAACGCAAGAAATTGAGGATTCTCTAACCGATACAAGCCCTCATGTTTGCTTCCTCGAGTGAGAAGCTGCCTGCTCTGTTTGTCCTTAATTACCACAGTTCGTGAATCAAAAGTGAATTCACATGGATAATCATCAGTTAATTTGGAGACTGAGAGCAAAGATTTTGTGATTGAAGGACATACTAACACATCATTGAGCGGTACAGTACCTGACAGAGTCGGAAGAGCAATGGATCCAACATGTGTGATTGGTAGGAAGTCGCTGTTGCCTACAATCACAGCGTCAGTGCCAGAGTATGGCTGAGCACTCTGTAAGTGTTGAGTAGAGCTCGTGATGTGATGAGTAGCGGCTGTGTCAGGATATCAATCATTTCCTCCATAGTCTGCTTCTTCTGCACTTCTCATGATCATGTTAGCTTGAGGAAACTCAGTTTGTTGAAAGTGTTGATCAAATCGACGGTAACACTTGTAAGCTGAGTGACCGAACTTTCCACAGATCTGACAAGTAGGACGAGATGTGTTTTGTGAACCTCCACAACCACTGCT is a genomic window containing:
- the LOC106304321 gene encoding uncharacterized protein LOC106304321, with the translated sequence MIDRECYLLVCLIVFMNFVPCYSHERFDGKTLYAGKELWKETLPFQSGSRVYRLEGLKSNSWYEVKISYPASIPALFSLQLLRDGEVGLKLNQMRRLLNTEKLIFKSESFENKEGLYVLVTVEPEGIVAIPNFKERSFIIYNIVCEEQLLGIAYSCWSVVVLIVLCLVVALVLPRFLPSHLLFKDGDRDR
- the LOC106302862 gene encoding uncharacterized protein LOC106302862, which codes for MVTRGKDGIRKPNPRYVLHTVKSSPREPKSIAEALQHPGWNESMVEEVDTCAETKTWSLVPRPADAHVLGCRWVHKIKLNEDGTVGRLRSRLVAKGNEQEEGIDFLETYSPVVITATVRLVLHTTTVNKWKIRAAELSWIADLLQELGYSPTKLAAVFCDNLSAVHLTANPVLHKKSKHFAIHYHFAREQVAKGALVVHHILAASQTADVFTKSLPKATFYFLRSKLGVEAYPTTSLRGDISVAQISPAQPQLQISQKPIKESQRSQHQDRASTVQNRVQVCVSSSTGKQPLQLCNRYALLSCC